The Gossypium hirsutum isolate 1008001.06 chromosome D06, Gossypium_hirsutum_v2.1, whole genome shotgun sequence genome contains the following window.
gaattgagtaagaaaataaaaaaaatcaaagattgaTCCAAATCGAGGTGTTTAGATGATGGAATACAAGTTAAAATATTATGGTTATCCGAACTGAGCCAAATGCtacttttttgtttaatttataattaattttaatttttatgatttaaaaaataaacattttatatttaaaatagtgaaaataacttaaaagttctatatagaaatattttttaaaattaccatATAAAAgatatagtttattttttatttacttgaaaaaataatttttctagaaatatttataaacaaaaaaagttgaaattttatcaaatgatattcaaaagatataaaataaaactcattttgtcaaaataaatctaaaaatctaAATAAGGATAAATCGAGAATCGAATTGAATTATGATAAACGATTTTAAAAAAAACGACCAAACTAAACTAAACTCACCCCTAATATCGACAAACTTAAACAAATTTCGATTAAATATTTACTAATACAAGTAGGCTTGAATTAAATCCGTCGACCCACGAATACTTCTATATTTACCTTAAAAgatgtttatgttttatatattggaCACAATTATTGAAAGGAAAAAAGTCAAACCATTTAATTTTCCATCAATTTACCTTAATAATCTCGGGTGTAATCGGATTCGGACCTCTCGACGAGAAAGAGATGATATAAGGAGCCAATGAGTCATTAACCTCACTACTCCTGAATATAGTTGCTGTTGGAGCACTACAAAAAcatataggcaaagtcttacatGATATTCATTTGTGTATTCATATTATATTCGTATTGAGTAATCGTACCTGGTGGAGTTTACGTACTGAAAAATGTTGCGACCGTCAACCAAGTTAAAACAAGATGCAGGCAAAGGAAAAAGGTTAGAATGGTCAATCCCGACCTGGTCTCGAGCCACGGTCCCAGCTGCACCAGCCAAAAGGGCTCCTATCCCCTTACTGCGTTTCGTATCACAGAGAACAATCTTACCCTTCACCAAATTTTTATCCAATGAATTCGGAAAACAGAATCTGCACTTCAACGATtggatcattaaaatattaatagtataaaGAGATACGAAAAGATAAAATACTTTAGTTTTACACATgtggaactagatcaattaaaaaagaaaaaaaaaggctaagTTTATGTTACCTCGATGATGTAGTAGATGTTGAAGTAGTGTTTGCTGCGTCTCCGCCATAAATCATAGGGTACGTTTTATTCTTGAGATCAAATGTATTTATTGATACTCCCTACATAcaaccatacatatatatataataactatcattataaatcataaaattgaTATATGATTATAAATCATGCATGTATTTATATTACCTCATAAATCTTGTTGTTGCCAAGTTGAACCTTGGTGGAAAACTTGCGATCGATGGTGCTAGCTGCCACAGAAAGCGACCACGGTGAGAAATTAGAGATCGTTGAACGTCCAGGGCCTTCGTTACCTGCCGAACTTACAGTCAGTATACCGTTTTTCATGGCGTGAAAAGATGCGATACTGATCGCATCTTCGAAATAGTCTCTGGTCTGTCCTCCGCCGACTGAAATTGATATAATATCGACTCCATCAGAGATCGCATCATCGAATCCCGCGAGAATGTCGGCATCCTCACAACCATCGGACCAACATATTTTGTACACCGCGATGCGTGCTGATGGAACCCCTCCTCGAGCTGTTCCTGAACCAAAGCCGTAGAGACTTGCACCGTCGACTAAACTCCCTGCTGCCGTGGAAGCAGTATGAGTCCCATGACCGTCGGCGTCTCTTGGAGATTCAAAGTCATCCGGTAAAAACAGTCCATCGCTGCGGTAATATTTTGCACCTATGATCTTGCTGCATTTGAACATATAGCAATTTTAGTTAGACATTTGAAGCACTAAGATTTCTCCCATATCGAACATATACTTGTATCCGAAACGCACCCCTAAACCCAGTAACATAAcccaaaaaaagaaacaaaatttacTTGTTGCAAGTGAAATTGTCTTGTGGTTGAAATTGGCAACTGCCTTTCCATTTGGAAGGAGGTGGACCAAGTCCTTTGTCATCAAAGCTTAGAGATTCAGGCCAAATTCCAGTGTCTAAAACTCCAATGATAACATCACTTTCCATGGT
Protein-coding sequences here:
- the LOC107900456 gene encoding cucumisin isoform X3, which codes for MEGGRYLLHCFLLALLTTKAASHLFQSNANANANRKSYIVYMGDRLKDGASTALLHGSMVQDVFGSESKTVLYSYKKSFNGFVVDLTEEEAQKMAGMKGVVSVFPNEKRKLHTTRSWDFMGFPQQVERATMESDVIIGVLDTGIWPESLSFDDKGLGPPPSKWKGSCQFQPQDNFTCNNKIIGAKYYRSDGLFLPDDFESPRDADGHGTHTASTAAGSLVDGASLYGFGSGTARGGVPSARIAVYKICWSDGCEDADILAGFDDAISDGVDIISISVGGGQTRDYFEDAISIASFHAMKNASTIDRKFSTKVQLGNNKIYEGVSINTFDLKNKTYPMIYGGDAANTTSTSTTSSRFCFPNSLDKNLVKGKIVLCDTKRSKGIGALLAGAAGTVARDQVGIDHSNLFPLPASCFNLVDGRNIFQYVNSTSAPTATIFRSSEVNDSLAPYIISFSSRGPNPITPEIIKPDISAPGVHILAAWSSISPVSSVPGDNRFVTFNIISGTSMSCPHVSGAAAYVKSFHPTWSPAAIQSALMTTAAP
- the LOC107900456 gene encoding cucumisin isoform X1 — translated: MEGGRYLLHCFLLALLTTKAASHLFQSNANANANRKSYIVYMGDRLKDGASTALLHGSMVQDVFGSESKTVLYSYKKSFNGFVVDLTEEEAQKMAGMKGVVSVFPNEKRKLHTTRSWDFMGFPQQVERATMESDVIIGVLDTGIWPESLSFDDKGLGPPPSKWKGSCQFQPQDNFTCNNKIIGAKYYRSDGLFLPDDFESPRDADGHGTHTASTAAGSLVDGASLYGFGSGTARGGVPSARIAVYKICWSDGCEDADILAGFDDAISDGVDIISISVGGGQTRDYFEDAISIASFHAMKNGILTVSSAGNEGPGRSTISNFSPWSLSVAASTIDRKFSTKVQLGNNKIYEGVSINTFDLKNKTYPMIYGGDAANTTSTSTTSSRFCFPNSLDKNLVKGKIVLCDTKRSKGIGALLAGAAGTVARDQVGIDHSNLFPLPASCFNLVDGRNIFQYVNSTSAPTATIFRSSEVNDSLAPYIISFSSRGPNPITPEIIKPDISAPGVHILAAWSSISPVSSVPGDNRFVTFNIISGTSMSCPHVSGAAAYVKSFHPTWSPAAIQSALMTTAAP
- the LOC107900456 gene encoding cucumisin isoform X2; protein product: MEGGRYLLHCFLLALLTTKAASHLFQSNANANANRKSYIVYMGDRLKDGASTALLHGSMVQDVFGSESKTVLYSYKKSFNGFVVDLTEEEAQKMAGMKGVVSVFPNEKRKLHTTRSWDFMGFPQQVERATMESDVIIGVLDTGIWPESLSFDDKGLGPPPSKWKGSCQFQPQDNFTCNNKIIGAKYYRSDGLFLPDDFESPRDADGHGTHTASTAAGSLVDGASLYGFGSGTARGGVPSARIAVYKICWSDGCEDADILAGFDDAISDGVDIISISVGGGQTRDYFEDAISIASFHAMKNGILTVSSAGNEGPGRSTISNFSPWSLSVAASTIDRKFSTKVQLGNNKIYEGVSINTFDLKNKTYPMIYGGDAANTTSTSTTSSRFCFPNSLDKNLVKGKIVLCDTKRSKGIGALLAGAAGTVARDQVGIDHSNLFPLPASCFNLVDGRNIFQYVNSTSAPTATIFRSSEVNDSLAPYIISFSSRGPNPITPEIIKPDISAPGVHILAAWSSISPVSSVPGDNRFVTFNIISGTSMSCPHVSGAAAYVKSFHPTWSPAAIQSALMTTGN